The genomic stretch CTGATTGGTCCACAAAAAAGTATTGCATCGTTGAGCCTGCGCGAAGTCGCACGTGAGGCCGGTATTGCGCCAAACAGTTTCTATCGTCATTTTAAAGATATTGATGAGCTGGCCATTGAGCTGATTGATCGTGCCGGGATTGTATTACGTCAGATTCTGCATGAAGCACGCTTAAAAGCCTCCCGACAAAGCAGTATTATTCGTAGTTCGGTCGAAATTTTTATTGCTCAGCTGGATGCAGATGAAGGCAATTTAAGCCTGTTATTGCGTGAAGGTTATACCGGTTCAAAATCGTATAAACAGGCTGTAGAACGCCAGTTAAATTATTTTCAGCAGGAATTGCAGGATGATTTGATTCGTCTGGAACGCCTGAATAATAGAAAGTTATTACATGCCGATATTGCCGCCAAAGCCATTACTCAACTGGTGTTTAACATGGGGGCCAATGTCATTGACATGCCGGCTGAAGACCGCCAGGAAATTGCCGAACAGACCATGCTCATGATTCGGATGATTCTGGAAGGCGCTCGCCATCTGGAAGATTCGCAGCTGCGTTAATTTTCCGATTTGCATGAAGTAGTATAAAAAGAGACGTAATCAACGTCTCTTTTTTATGATGATTACAAAAGTGCGAGTTGGGCTTTGACCGCCTTTGCAGTGGCTTCCGGATACTCAAGCGGAAACATATGTCCGCCTTCGACCACTGAATAATTGATCCGATAAATCTTGTGCATGCCTTGCGGCAAACCCTGCTGATAAAACTGGCTCTGCTCTGCAGTCATCAGATGAATCGGCACTTCAGGTGGTCGTCTTGGCGTACGCCACCACCATGCCGGTACAGTCCGGAAAATCTCCGCTTCTACCTGTTTTAGAATGCTCAAAGTCACCCCACCGCGTTCAGGTTCTGGCTGAATGCCACTCTCGATATAATCAGCAAAACATTGCTCATCAAAATTGCTAAATAAGCGGTTTGATCTGAGTGCATCAACTGCGGCCTGTTTCGATGGCCAGTGATCCTTGCGTTTTAGCGTAATTCCTGCAGGTGTATAGCGATCGATACTTTTCAGATTCAGCTTTTTAACCAGTTCAAACATGGCGCTGTTTTTTCCAATAATAAATGGCGGATCCATAATTAACAGTTTGGAAAACAGTTCCGGACGTCGATACGCTGCCATCAAAGTCACCAGACCACCAAAGGAATGTCCAAGACCCACCACCTGCTGCTGAGGAAATTGCTGCTCGATATCTGCAATGACTTCATCGACCAGATAGCGCCAGTCTGGCGTAATCGGATATTGCGACTTCATGCCAATCAGGGGAATCGCTTTGACCTCATATTCTGGCTGGAAACAGTCCAGAAATTTCTGATAGGTTGCCGCAGGGATGCCATTGGCATGGGTAAAATGTAGGGCTTGTTTCATTATT from Acinetobacter lwoffii encodes the following:
- the fabR gene encoding HTH-type transcriptional repressor FabR → MKISSDASLLQSKSIDEPIIVRSVGRKATITKEELFQAALNLIGPQKSIASLSLREVAREAGIAPNSFYRHFKDIDELAIELIDRAGIVLRQILHEARLKASRQSSIIRSSVEIFIAQLDADEGNLSLLLREGYTGSKSYKQAVERQLNYFQQELQDDLIRLERLNNRKLLHADIAAKAITQLVFNMGANVIDMPAEDRQEIAEQTMLMIRMILEGARHLEDSQLR
- a CDS encoding alpha/beta fold hydrolase is translated as MKQALHFTHANGIPAATYQKFLDCFQPEYEVKAIPLIGMKSQYPITPDWRYLVDEVIADIEQQFPQQQVVGLGHSFGGLVTLMAAYRRPELFSKLLIMDPPFIIGKNSAMFELVKKLNLKSIDRYTPAGITLKRKDHWPSKQAAVDALRSNRLFSNFDEQCFADYIESGIQPEPERGGVTLSILKQVEAEIFRTVPAWWWRTPRRPPEVPIHLMTAEQSQFYQQGLPQGMHKIYRINYSVVEGGHMFPLEYPEATAKAVKAQLALL